The following coding sequences lie in one Micromonospora sp. R77 genomic window:
- a CDS encoding alpha/beta hydrolase gives MPIGYLVTVAFVAWLTFFAVAGPRRPWPVGRMSFYFGLAVNELPFLAIYWLLAATVFTFVEGDVDPPGGYAVVALAGLVTTGLVVVAVRGARAARTVRDALVDGLGAGWRDTVGAPALRGLRRHRPIVRILLAPFAVRRHDVQRIADLRYGDAGTRNLLDVYRHRSRPADGPILIHLHRGGFVSGRKNREARALIYRLASRGWLCVSANYRLRPEVGFPDHLVDAKKVIAWARAHAHEYGGDPDTIVVAGSSAGAHLAATAALTPNDPAFQPGFADADTSVAAAVCLYGYYGPLAADQRLPSAPGAYVGPAAPPFFVAHGDRDTVVLVEGVREFVARLRDRSANPVVYAELPGAQHAFDLFHSLRFDAVVDGVEAFTAWVLASRAGHRESTHEGQGDRTGKVGPVARTGHTSRRKSS, from the coding sequence ATGCCGATCGGTTACCTCGTGACGGTGGCGTTCGTCGCCTGGCTCACGTTCTTCGCGGTCGCCGGGCCGCGCCGCCCGTGGCCGGTCGGCCGGATGAGCTTCTACTTCGGACTGGCCGTCAACGAGCTGCCGTTCCTGGCGATCTACTGGTTGCTCGCGGCGACCGTGTTCACGTTCGTCGAGGGCGACGTCGACCCGCCGGGCGGCTACGCGGTGGTCGCGCTGGCCGGGCTGGTGACGACCGGGCTGGTGGTCGTCGCCGTTCGGGGCGCGCGCGCCGCGCGGACCGTCCGCGACGCGTTGGTCGACGGCCTCGGCGCAGGCTGGCGGGACACCGTGGGCGCCCCCGCCCTGCGCGGGCTGCGCCGGCACCGCCCGATCGTCCGGATCCTCCTGGCGCCGTTCGCGGTACGTCGACACGACGTGCAGCGGATCGCCGACCTGCGCTACGGCGACGCCGGCACCCGCAACCTGCTCGACGTCTACCGCCACCGGTCCCGGCCGGCCGACGGTCCGATCCTGATCCACCTGCACCGGGGCGGGTTCGTCAGCGGCCGGAAGAACCGGGAGGCACGCGCCCTGATCTACCGGCTGGCCAGCCGGGGATGGCTCTGCGTCAGCGCCAACTACCGCCTCCGTCCCGAGGTCGGGTTCCCGGACCACCTGGTGGACGCCAAGAAGGTGATCGCCTGGGCCCGCGCGCACGCCCACGAGTACGGCGGTGACCCGGATACCATCGTCGTCGCGGGCAGCTCCGCCGGCGCCCACCTCGCCGCGACGGCCGCGCTCACCCCGAACGACCCTGCCTTCCAGCCCGGCTTCGCCGACGCCGACACGTCGGTCGCCGCCGCGGTCTGCCTCTACGGCTACTACGGTCCGCTGGCCGCCGACCAGCGACTGCCCTCGGCGCCCGGGGCGTACGTCGGACCGGCCGCCCCACCGTTCTTCGTCGCCCACGGCGACCGGGACACCGTCGTGCTCGTCGAGGGGGTGCGCGAGTTCGTCGCCCGGCTGCGCGACCGCTCCGCGAACCCGGTGGTCTACGCCGAGCTGCCTGGCGCGCAGCACGCGTTCGACCTGTTCCACTCCCTGCGCTTCGACGCCGTCGTGGACGGGGTCGAAGCCTTCACCGCCTGGGTGCTGGCGTCCCGGGCCGGGCACCGCGAGAGCACCCACGAAGGGCAGGGCGACCGGACCGGGAAGGTCGGTCCGGTCGCCCGCACCGGTCACACGTCGCGCAGGAAGTCGTCGTAG
- a CDS encoding polyketide synthase dehydratase domain-containing protein: protein MVLPGTAEGFGLHPALLDAALHADIVAGEPDAGPRLPFAWHDVRLHATGATTLRVRLRPLGDGAVTLHATDAGGAPVVTVGVLRTRPAASTPGGGVPAALRDALFHLDWPAVPVPPATTTGAGRSTGPPSPTCPAGPVRAATTRRPGSSCCPADPG from the coding sequence GTGGTCCTGCCCGGGACGGCGGAGGGCTTCGGCCTGCACCCGGCCCTGCTCGACGCCGCCCTGCACGCCGACATCGTGGCCGGGGAGCCCGACGCCGGTCCCCGGCTGCCGTTCGCCTGGCACGACGTACGGCTGCACGCCACCGGTGCGACCACGCTGCGGGTGCGGCTGCGGCCGCTCGGCGACGGCGCGGTGACCCTGCACGCCACCGACGCGGGTGGCGCGCCGGTGGTCACCGTGGGCGTGCTGCGTACCCGACCGGCCGCGTCGACGCCGGGCGGCGGCGTGCCGGCGGCGCTCCGCGACGCGCTGTTCCACCTCGACTGGCCGGCCGTGCCGGTGCCGCCGGCGACCACGACCGGCGCTGGGCGGTCGACGGGACCGCCGTCGCCGACCTGCCCGGCTGGCCCGGTCCGCGCGGCGACGACCCGCCGCCCGGGTTCGTCCTGCTGCCCTGCGGACCCGGGGTGA
- a CDS encoding acyltransferase domain-containing protein: MALASVFGTNLFRYEPGGVLDFHAAYPLVRESFAQAAGWTGIDVDLLLRQDGEHVDQSEQIRVASIGLAAAQLGIQDVLVEKGLRPALVGGLSLGGLVAACVAGAIGRRELMELLARGEHRPERDDADRAEGIASAYLPPDADPEAEVAGCDGINVSADFGTDAGGRIRIVMLSGYRDALEKYAAEQPDGMVTVTEGADLAVHSPLREAAREQSRAHIDALTFSDPVLPVCSCLEQRTLRTAGEIREMFVDNVVKPISVVHVSREMKRHGAQLALVVGPSPVMNALRYPFPAVFVDSPAALPQAVAAVFEHGVAL; encoded by the coding sequence GTGGCCCTCGCGTCCGTGTTCGGCACGAACCTGTTCCGGTACGAGCCGGGCGGGGTGCTCGACTTCCATGCCGCGTACCCCCTGGTGCGGGAGTCCTTCGCCCAGGCCGCCGGCTGGACCGGGATCGACGTGGACCTCCTGCTGCGGCAGGACGGCGAGCACGTCGACCAGTCGGAGCAGATCCGGGTGGCGTCGATCGGGTTGGCCGCGGCGCAGCTCGGCATCCAGGACGTCCTCGTCGAGAAGGGGCTGCGACCGGCACTCGTCGGCGGGCTGAGCCTGGGCGGCCTGGTGGCCGCCTGCGTCGCCGGTGCGATCGGCCGGCGGGAGCTGATGGAGCTGCTGGCCCGGGGCGAGCACCGCCCGGAGCGGGACGACGCCGACCGGGCCGAGGGCATCGCCTCGGCGTACCTGCCGCCGGACGCCGACCCGGAGGCCGAGGTCGCCGGCTGCGACGGGATCAACGTCAGCGCCGATTTCGGCACCGACGCGGGCGGCCGGATCCGGATCGTGATGCTCAGCGGCTACCGGGACGCGCTGGAGAAGTACGCCGCCGAGCAGCCGGACGGCATGGTCACCGTCACCGAGGGGGCCGACCTCGCGGTGCACAGTCCGTTGCGGGAGGCGGCCCGGGAGCAGAGCCGCGCGCACATCGACGCGCTCACCTTCAGCGACCCGGTCCTGCCGGTCTGCTCCTGCCTGGAGCAGCGGACCCTGCGCACCGCCGGCGAGATCCGCGAGATGTTCGTGGACAACGTGGTAAAGCCCATCAGCGTGGTGCACGTGAGCCGGGAGATGAAGCGGCACGGCGCGCAGCTCGCCCTGGTGGTGGGCCCGTCCCCGGTCATGAACGCGCTGCGGTACCCGTTCCCGGCCGTGTTCGTGGATTCCCCGGCGGCGCTGCCGCAGGCTGTCGCCGCCGTCTTCGAGCACGGGGTCGCGCTCTGA
- a CDS encoding FdtA/QdtA family cupin domain-containing protein — MAASITGTAVGRTKPCRLIDIEQHADDRGKLSVVEGETTVGFPIRRVYYLHGMRSGTERGGHAHRALEQLMIAAHGSFTVRLDDGFRQAEYRLDDPGTGLYVGPMVWRDLVGFSADGVCLVLASQHYDEADYYRNYDDFLRDV; from the coding sequence ATGGCGGCGAGCATCACCGGGACGGCGGTCGGCAGGACGAAACCCTGTCGACTCATCGACATCGAGCAGCACGCCGACGACCGGGGAAAACTCTCGGTCGTCGAGGGCGAGACGACCGTCGGGTTCCCGATCCGGCGGGTGTACTACCTGCACGGCATGCGTAGCGGCACCGAGCGGGGCGGGCACGCGCACCGAGCGCTGGAGCAGCTGATGATCGCCGCCCACGGCAGCTTCACCGTCCGCCTCGACGACGGCTTCCGGCAAGCCGAATACCGTCTGGACGACCCGGGGACGGGGCTGTACGTCGGGCCGATGGTCTGGCGGGATCTGGTCGGCTTCTCCGCCGACGGCGTCTGCCTGGTGCTGGCGTCCCAGCACTACGACGAGGCCGACTACTACCGGAACTACGACGACTTCCTGCGCGACGTGTGA